A single genomic interval of Cetobacterium somerae ATCC BAA-474 harbors:
- a CDS encoding MBL fold metallo-hydrolase, giving the protein MEFKFKFLGKTCWFLEVDKKFKIGCNPSFILKKNSDVKLVSPMDDSFKNIKLWLITECNPDSFDEEGVKVIEDEAKIVSRKECGKYLRDKKNANIYFVDWFKKIDLEIKGYKIVVEVIPTYKGGGFLSNPILGKANGYLVTIVDRLGKIKRIYVTGETIYQENIIKTLIYYPIDIMIANIGHIKNSYFSGEKSMDLVMLNSFIRTLNPTEVITIFSKGESSRKEMKKYIELIEVGEEKDI; this is encoded by the coding sequence ATGGAGTTTAAATTTAAATTTTTAGGTAAAACTTGTTGGTTTTTAGAAGTTGACAAAAAATTTAAAATCGGTTGTAATCCATCATTTATTTTAAAAAAAAATAGTGATGTTAAATTAGTTTCTCCTATGGATGATTCTTTTAAAAATATAAAGCTTTGGTTAATTACAGAGTGTAATCCTGATTCTTTTGACGAAGAAGGAGTTAAGGTTATAGAAGATGAAGCTAAGATTGTTTCAAGGAAAGAGTGTGGAAAATATTTACGAGATAAAAAAAATGCAAATATCTATTTTGTAGATTGGTTTAAAAAAATAGACCTAGAGATAAAAGGTTATAAAATAGTAGTTGAGGTTATCCCAACATATAAAGGAGGAGGTTTTTTATCAAATCCAATATTAGGAAAAGCAAATGGGTATCTTGTAACTATAGTTGATAGACTTGGTAAAATAAAAAGAATTTATGTTACAGGAGAAACAATTTATCAAGAGAATATAATAAAAACATTGATATATTATCCTATAGATATTATGATTGCAAATATAGGACATATAAAAAATAGTTATTTCAGTGGGGAAAAAAGTATGGATTTGGTTATGCTAAATAGCTTTATAAGAACATTGAATCCTACTGAAGTGATAACTATCTTTTCAAAAGGTG